In one Streptomyces sp. T12 genomic region, the following are encoded:
- a CDS encoding CRISPR-associated helicase/endonuclease Cas3 has product MAQLWERYETRRRETVAERRRRTAPSWLDQLREDIYGEAVEAAAGKPGVYRLHLPTGAGKTFTGGGFALRHAALHGLRRVIVAVPFISITEQNAAVYRSLLDPEHGPRTVLEHHSAVNFETPHRPNPWAKLAAENWDAPFIVTTTVRLIESLFGNSPSATRRLHRIANSVLVLDEVQALPDALLTPILSGLRELVEHYGVTLVLSSATQPELSALNPWQTGLPQREIVANPAPLFERLRRVRYEWRTGPAVTLESIAAEATTHTDALVVVNGTKDASQVHKTWLDGRRESPGVLHLSTRMTGGHRRETIQAAKRRLEAGLGTLLVSTSLIEAGVDLDFPHGFRARSLPESEQQAAGRINREGHRQTQDSVLTVFEPTDGLQPQVIYNWSGIAAASRRFGKDLAAPDDLDTLRSYYQHRYQLQAGRSSTDPDGATGEVIEALREKLDYPEVARRMRMIDNEHSVAVVVIRSQLTHKDHQAARDAIGQLRGGVPTPETYRALQDHMASIPHKELESAISAGHAVEVAGDLYEWTGHYHPQRGIEPLSKALRNPT; this is encoded by the coding sequence CACCTGCCGACCGGCGCGGGAAAGACGTTCACCGGGGGAGGCTTCGCGCTCCGTCATGCCGCCCTGCACGGGCTGCGGCGCGTCATCGTCGCGGTCCCGTTCATTTCGATCACGGAACAGAACGCGGCGGTCTACCGCAGCCTGCTGGATCCCGAGCACGGGCCGCGGACGGTCCTGGAACACCACTCCGCCGTGAATTTCGAAACGCCCCACCGCCCCAACCCGTGGGCGAAACTGGCCGCGGAGAACTGGGACGCCCCGTTCATCGTGACCACCACGGTCCGCTTGATCGAGAGCCTCTTCGGCAACAGCCCCTCGGCCACCCGCCGACTGCACCGGATCGCGAACTCCGTCCTCGTCCTGGACGAGGTCCAGGCCCTCCCCGACGCTCTGCTGACACCCATCCTGTCCGGGCTGCGCGAGCTCGTGGAGCACTACGGCGTGACCCTGGTGCTGTCCTCGGCGACCCAGCCGGAACTCTCCGCGCTCAACCCCTGGCAGACCGGACTGCCGCAGCGCGAGATCGTCGCGAACCCCGCGCCCCTGTTCGAGCGCCTGCGCCGGGTCCGGTACGAGTGGCGCACCGGCCCAGCCGTGACGCTTGAGAGCATCGCCGCCGAGGCCACAACGCACACCGACGCCCTGGTGGTGGTCAACGGCACCAAGGACGCCAGCCAAGTGCACAAAACGTGGCTCGACGGCCGCAGGGAGAGTCCAGGCGTGCTGCACCTGTCTACCCGCATGACCGGCGGTCACCGCCGAGAGACCATCCAGGCCGCCAAGCGACGCCTAGAGGCCGGCCTGGGCACGCTGCTGGTATCGACGTCGCTGATCGAGGCCGGCGTCGACCTCGACTTCCCGCACGGATTCCGCGCCAGGTCACTGCCGGAGTCCGAACAGCAGGCCGCCGGACGCATCAACCGCGAAGGCCACCGCCAAACCCAAGACAGCGTCCTGACCGTCTTCGAACCGACCGACGGACTCCAGCCACAAGTGATCTACAACTGGTCCGGCATCGCCGCAGCATCCCGCCGCTTCGGCAAGGACCTGGCAGCCCCCGACGACCTGGACACCCTGCGCTCCTACTACCAGCACCGCTACCAGCTCCAGGCCGGACGCTCCTCCACAGATCCCGACGGAGCCACCGGAGAAGTCATCGAGGCACTGCGAGAGAAGCTGGACTATCCGGAAGTCGCCCGCAGAATGCGCATGATCGACAACGAGCACTCCGTGGCCGTCGTCGTCATCCGCTCCCAGCTCACCCATAAAGACCATCAGGCCGCCCGGGACGCCATCGGGCAACTCCGCGGCGGAGTGCCGACACCGGAGACTTACCGCGCCCTCCAGGACCACATGGCATCGATCCCTCACAAAGAACTGGAGTCAGCGATCAGTGCCGGTCACGCGGTCGAAGTCGCCGGTGACCTCTACGAGTGGACAGGCCACTACCACCCGCAACGAGGAATCGAGCCACTCAGTAAAGCGCTCCGCAACCCCACGTGA